GTGTCAAATCTGTTCCGGGCACAGATGTACTCCAGGTCTCCTATGAGTCGACAGATCCAGATCTGGCAGCAGCAGTTGTAAATGCTGTAATGGAATCCTATATTCACAAGAACATAGCCAATAATCGAGCCGAAACGATCGCCGCGCGAAAATTCATTCAGCAACAGCTACCGATTGCAGAAGATGCGGTGAATGATGCGGAAATTGCCTTACGAAACTTTAAGGAATCGAATCAAATCGTGGCTTTGGATCAAGAGGCGACGAGTATTGTTACAACCATAGCAAACTTGGAGAATCAAATTGCCCAAACTCAAGCGAATTTAGTCAGTGCAACAGCCCAATCCCTGGAATTACGTCGGCAGGTGGGCATGAATCCAGAGCAAGCTGTGAATCTTAGTCGCCTTAAACA
Above is a window of Synechococcales cyanobacterium T60_A2020_003 DNA encoding:
- a CDS encoding lipopolysaccharide biosynthesis protein translates to MEPNHLQNQQYFLQYSEEIDFQKYWLVLKRRWLPAAGVLSTVVAMSTLYALTQNPSYEATGKLLIRTDRSSALTGVAPGSNLGQVTTLYAQNNPLDTQAEILKSIPVVAEAIEALDLRDDEGERVKPSDAIRGLGVKSVPGTDVLQVSYESTDPDLAAAVVNAVMESYIHKNIANNRAETIAARKFIQQQLPIAEDAVNDAEIALRNFKESNQIVALDQEATSIVTTIANLENQIAQTQANLVSATAQSLELRRQVGMNPEQAVNLSRLK